One segment of Meriones unguiculatus strain TT.TT164.6M chromosome 3, Bangor_MerUng_6.1, whole genome shotgun sequence DNA contains the following:
- the Arl9 gene encoding ADP-ribosylation factor-like protein 9 isoform X1, protein MERGKAKKENEKSSSSSRETVKLEREKKKDVEAKSSKELKERREEERRKSNEMKNKKGKETGKEEEKRRSVDSRSREVGKEKGKEEEKRRSVDSRSREVGKEKGKEEEKRRSVESRSRDIGKERGKEEEKRRSVDSRNRDIGKERGKEEEKRRSVDSRNRDIGKEKGKEEEKRRSVDSRNRDIGKEKGKEEEKRRSVDSRNRDIGKEKGKEEEKRRSVDSRNRDIGKEKGKEEEKRRSVEMKIKEKGKEEEKRKSVDVKMKENGKDKGKEEKSKDDLKNKENEKETEVKEEETEVKEEETEVKEEEPEKEKEQVTEEVKESSSTEMVKESSSTEMVKESLSTELVKGSSSAEPVKESSSTEIVKGSISAEPVKESSTEIVKRSSSAEPVKESSSTSIRTLYLPPETNKQILVLGLDGAGKTSVLHLLASNRVQPSVAPTQGFNTVCISTEDKQMEFLEIGGSEPFRSYWDSYLPTGWLLIFVVDAADHKRLPEAKKCLHQLMEQNPALPLVVFANKQDLEAAYHITDIHDALALSEVGSDRKLFLFGTQVTGNGSEIPTTMQDAKDLIAHLATNT, encoded by the exons ATGGAGAGGGGAAAGGccaagaaagagaatgaaaagtcATCTTCAAGCAGTAGGGAAACGGTAAAgctagagagggaaaaaaagaaggatgTGGAAGCAAAAAGCAGCAAGGAGctgaaagagaggagggaagaggagagaaggaagtctAATGAgatgaaaaacaagaaagggaaagagacaggaaaggaagaagagaaaaggaggagtgTAGACTCGAGGAGCAGGGAAGttgggaaagaaaaggggaaggaagaagagaaaaggaggagtgTAGACTCGAGGAGCAGGGAAGtcgggaaagagaaggggaaggaagaagagaaaaggaggagtgTAGAGTCGAGGAGCAGGGACAttgggaaagaaagggggaaggaagaagagaaaaggaggagtgTAGACTCGAGGAACAGGGACAttgggaaagaaagggggaaggaagaagagaaaaggaggagtgTAGACTCAAGGAACAGGGACAttgggaaagagaaggggaaggaagaagagaaaaggaggagtgTAGACTCGAGGAACAGGGACAttgggaaagagaaggggaaggaagaagagaaaaggaggagtgTAGACTCGAGGAACAGGGACAttgggaaagagaaggggaaggaagaagagaaaaggaggagtgTAGACTCGAGGAACAGGGACAttgggaaagaaaaggggaaggaagaagagaaaaggaggagtgtagaaatgaaaatcaaagagaaagggaaggaagaagaaaaaaggaaaagcgTGGATGTGAAAATGAAGGAGAATGggaaagacaaagggaaagaagagaaaagtaaagatgACCTGAAAAAcaaggagaatgagaaagagacgGAAGTCAAGGAGGAAGAGACGGAAGTCAAGGAGGAAGAGACGGAAGTCAAGGAGGAAGAGccggagaaagagaaggaacaggtcACAGAAGAGGTCAAGGAAAGCAGCAGCACAGAAATGGTCAAGGAAAGCAGCAGCACAGAAATGGTCAAGGAAAGCCTCAGCACAGAACTGGTCAAGGGAAGCAGCAGCGCAGAACCGGTCAAGGAGAGCAGCAGCACAGAAATTGTCAAGGGAAGCATCAGCGCAGAACCGGTCAAGGAAAGCAGCACAGAAATTGTCAAGCGAAGCAGCAGCGCAGAACCGGTCAAGGAGAGCAGCAGCACGTCGATTAGAACCCTGTACCTGCCGCCG GAGACAAATAAGCAGATCCTAGTCCTAGGCCTGGATGGAGCAGGAAAGACCAGTGTCCTCCACCTGCTGGCTTCCAACAGAGTCCAGCCCAGCGTGGCACCAACCCAAGGTTTCAATACAGTTTGCATCAGCACAGAAGACAAGCAGATGGAGTTCCTAGAGA TTGGTGGGAGTGAGCCTTTCCGCTCCTACTGGGATTCCTACCTGCCCACGGGTTGGCTGCTGATCTTTGTGGTGGATGCAGCGGATCACAAACGATTACCGGAAGCCAAGAAGTGCCTTCATCAGCTAATGGAACAAAATCCAGCACTCCCTCTGGTTGTGTTTGCCAACAAACAG GACCTTGAAGCAGCCTATCACATTACAGATATCCATGATGCTTTGGCACTGTCCGAAGTGGGGAGTGACAGGAAGTTGTTCTTGTTTGGAACTCAGGTGACTGGGAATGGCTCAGAGATACCCACTACCATGCAAGATGCCAAAGACCTTATCGCACATCTGGCCACAAATACGTAG
- the Arl9 gene encoding ADP-ribosylation factor-like protein 9 isoform X2, protein MEFLEIGGSEPFRSYWDSYLPTGWLLIFVVDAADHKRLPEAKKCLHQLMEQNPALPLVVFANKQDLEAAYHITDIHDALALSEVGSDRKLFLFGTQVTGNGSEIPTTMQDAKDLIAHLATNT, encoded by the exons ATGGAGTTCCTAGAGA TTGGTGGGAGTGAGCCTTTCCGCTCCTACTGGGATTCCTACCTGCCCACGGGTTGGCTGCTGATCTTTGTGGTGGATGCAGCGGATCACAAACGATTACCGGAAGCCAAGAAGTGCCTTCATCAGCTAATGGAACAAAATCCAGCACTCCCTCTGGTTGTGTTTGCCAACAAACAG GACCTTGAAGCAGCCTATCACATTACAGATATCCATGATGCTTTGGCACTGTCCGAAGTGGGGAGTGACAGGAAGTTGTTCTTGTTTGGAACTCAGGTGACTGGGAATGGCTCAGAGATACCCACTACCATGCAAGATGCCAAAGACCTTATCGCACATCTGGCCACAAATACGTAG